CTCCTCGGAACTCTCGGTCGCGGCGGCGAGGGCCTCCTCGCTCATCGTCTCGGCGAGCCGGCGCCTCTGGGTGTCCACGCGCCAACGCGGCTTCGGCCAGTCCAGGTCGAGGTCCACGAGGGTCTGGGTCAGCAGCTCGGTCACCGCCAGGCGTGCGTACCACTTCTTGTCCGCTGGGACCACGTACCAGGGCGCGGCGTCGGTGGAGGTCCGGGCGAAGACGTCGGTGTAGGCCTCCTGGAAGGCGTCCCACTGGCGGCGGGTGTCGACGTCACCGGGGTTCCACTTCCAGCGCTTGTCCGGCCGGTCGAGACGTTCCATCAGCCGCACACCCTGCTCGTCATGACCGACCATGAGCGCGACCTTGACCACGGTGGTGCCCGAGGCAACGATCTGCCGCTCGAAACGGTTGATCTCGGCGAACCGCTTGGACCACACCGACTCCTCCACGAGCTCGTCGACCCGGACCACCAGCACGTCCTCGTAGTGCGAGCGGTCGAAGACGCCGATCAGCCCGGGGCTCGGGAGGGCCTTGCGCACCCGCCACAGGTAGTGGTGACGGTGCTCCTCGTTCGTCGGAACGCCGAACGCGCGCAGCGCGACGCCCTGCGGGTCCACCATGCCGAGGACGTGGCGGACCACGCCGCCCTTGCCGGCGGTGTCCAGGCCCTGGACGATGAGCAGCACGGCGTGGTCCCCGCCCGTGCGGCCGTGGGCGAACAGACGTTCCTGCAGCTCGGAGAGCAGCTCACCGCGTTCGGCCTGGAACGCCTCGGCGGCGCGTTTGCCATGCGCCCAGCCGGGCGTCGCCGCCCGGTCGAGGGCGGCGAGGTCAAAGTCCGCTCCCGCCCGCAGCAGCTCTCTCGGATCCGTGTCCCAGCCGTCGGTCGCCATCGGCCTGCCTTCCGTCCGTGTCCGGAAAGCGTAGCCAGGCGGCGGGCATCACGCCTGGTGGGCCGCCAGGAGCACCGCGACGTAGTGGCAGGCGAAGCCGACGACCGTGCCGACGTGGAAGATCTCGTGGAAGCCGAACCACCGCGGGCTCGGGTTGGGCCGCTTCAGCGCGTAGACCAGCGCGCCGAGGGTGTAGGCCAGCCCGCCACCGGCCACGAGCCACACCACGGCGGGCCCGCCCGTGGTCCAGAACTGGGGGAGGAAGGCCAGCGCCACCCAGCCGAGCGCCACGTAGATCGGCACGTAGACCCACCTCGGCGCGTTCAGCCACACGAGCCGGGCGGCGATCCCGAGCGCGGCGCCCGTCCACACGACCACGAGCAGCACCGTCGCCGTCGACCTGTCCAGCAGGAGCACGGCGAGCGGAGTGTAGGTGCCCGCGATCAGCAGGAAGATGTTCGAGTGGTCCAGGCGCCGCAGCACGGCCGCGGCGCGCGGGGACCAGGTGCCCCGGTGGTAGACCGCGGAGCAGCCGAAGAGCACCACCGCGCTCAGCGCGAACACCGCCGTGGAGACCTTGCCCGCCGTCGTCGGCGCCAGGACCACGAGCACGACCCCCGCGACCAGGGCGAGCGGGGCGGTGCCCGTGTGCAGCCAGCCGCGCAGGCGGGGCTTGACCGCGTCGGCGACCCGGCGCACGCCGTCGGCGGGCTCGGGCGGTGTGCCCACGTCCGTTGCCGCGTCGTGGTGGTGCCGGGCTGCCATGGGACCTCCAAGGTCCTCGGGGAAGGTGACGTCGCCGCGACGGCGGCGGTCGCACGCCCAGCGTAACTTACGCGACCGTAGGTTCGGGTCGGCGGA
This window of the Georgenia yuyongxinii genome carries:
- the trhA gene encoding PAQR family membrane homeostasis protein TrhA, coding for MAARHHHDAATDVGTPPEPADGVRRVADAVKPRLRGWLHTGTAPLALVAGVVLVVLAPTTAGKVSTAVFALSAVVLFGCSAVYHRGTWSPRAAAVLRRLDHSNIFLLIAGTYTPLAVLLLDRSTATVLLVVVWTGAALGIAARLVWLNAPRWVYVPIYVALGWVALAFLPQFWTTGGPAVVWLVAGGGLAYTLGALVYALKRPNPSPRWFGFHEIFHVGTVVGFACHYVAVLLAAHQA